A single window of uncultured Pseudodesulfovibrio sp. DNA harbors:
- a CDS encoding KamA family radical SAM protein codes for MNWKKEQTGWRNPSSTTKQTGTDMAFQLDGFTTDLLEQISGNGTATEADSTNMQQLYADAKETEGTAPIVALFHALKNAKTANGPGYEAYGLTRENLIELCAKHVKIDEHSVTIGGRVGRALEIITDAGLRVKDYLARKNTEAPSGIQLWDKILENQARIKSVLGMTDDDWNSFSGQLGNCIDNTETLQKCLDLPEDCIQDVARITQKYRMRMTPYYASLIQPVPNDPVILQAVPTAEMVDTVGEEIPPVASDHSPVRLVDQFYPRVVALKSTNICAMYCTHCLRIAHIGGSDRTFSKAAYQEALDYIASKPAIRDVLITGGDAFMLSNSSLRWLLGKLDDIDHIKMKRLGTRVPVTTPQRVDAELLDILEESNDKKPVRVVTQINTAQEITPVSRQAFKNISKRVSAVLNQAVLLRGINDSKVKMWHLCETIQESYIRPYYIFNCSYRNPQYYHMRVPIQKGRDIVEGMYGNISGDAIPRYIAAAGGKIPLHRDNVQGREDGVVILQKPWGGEVRYPDADPEGYGNDTNFAFNQYGKK; via the coding sequence ATGAACTGGAAAAAGGAACAAACAGGTTGGCGGAATCCATCGTCGACCACGAAACAAACAGGTACTGACATGGCTTTTCAATTGGATGGTTTTACGACGGACTTGCTTGAACAGATTTCCGGTAACGGTACTGCAACCGAAGCCGATTCCACCAACATGCAACAGCTTTACGCCGACGCTAAAGAGACTGAAGGCACAGCGCCTATCGTGGCTCTATTTCACGCTCTCAAAAATGCCAAAACCGCGAACGGTCCCGGCTATGAAGCATACGGCCTAACCCGCGAAAATCTTATCGAACTGTGCGCCAAGCATGTCAAAATCGACGAACACTCTGTGACCATAGGTGGCCGCGTGGGACGAGCCCTTGAGATCATCACCGACGCTGGCCTGCGTGTGAAGGATTATCTGGCACGCAAGAATACTGAAGCCCCTAGTGGCATTCAACTCTGGGACAAAATCCTTGAGAATCAGGCACGCATTAAATCAGTTCTGGGCATGACAGACGACGACTGGAATTCCTTCTCCGGCCAGCTCGGTAACTGTATCGACAATACCGAGACCCTGCAAAAGTGTCTTGATCTTCCCGAGGACTGTATTCAGGACGTAGCGCGCATCACTCAAAAATACCGCATGCGCATGACACCGTATTATGCCAGCCTCATTCAACCTGTACCCAATGACCCTGTCATCCTTCAGGCTGTCCCCACCGCTGAGATGGTCGACACCGTGGGTGAAGAAATCCCGCCCGTAGCCTCGGATCATTCTCCGGTTCGTCTTGTCGATCAATTCTACCCACGTGTGGTGGCCCTCAAGTCCACCAACATCTGCGCCATGTATTGCACACACTGTTTGCGCATTGCTCATATCGGTGGATCTGACCGCACCTTTTCAAAAGCTGCATATCAAGAAGCCCTCGACTACATCGCCTCAAAACCGGCCATTCGTGATGTGTTGATTACCGGTGGAGACGCATTCATGTTGTCCAACAGCTCACTTCGTTGGCTGCTCGGCAAACTGGATGACATCGACCACATCAAGATGAAACGCCTCGGCACACGTGTCCCCGTCACCACTCCACAGCGAGTGGATGCAGAGCTTCTCGACATTCTGGAAGAAAGCAATGACAAGAAACCCGTCCGCGTGGTCACACAGATCAACACGGCTCAAGAGATCACTCCTGTTTCCCGTCAGGCATTCAAGAATATTTCCAAACGTGTCTCCGCAGTTCTCAATCAGGCCGTTCTTTTGCGCGGCATCAATGATTCCAAGGTCAAGATGTGGCATCTGTGTGAGACCATTCAAGAATCCTACATACGCCCCTACTATATCTTTAACTGCTCCTATCGTAACCCTCAGTACTACCACATGCGCGTCCCCATCCAGAAAGGTCGGGACATCGTGGAAGGCATGTACGGCAACATTTCCGGTGATGCCATCCCGCGCTACATTGCTGCTGCCGGCGGCAAGATTCCGCTCCACCGTGACAATGTTCAAGGCCGCGAGGACGGAGTTGTCATCCTCCAAAAACCGTGGGGCGGCGAAGTCCGTTACCCGGACGCCGACCCGGAAGGATACGGCAATGACACCAATTTTGCTTTCAACCAGTACGGCAAAAAATAA
- a CDS encoding amino acid ABC transporter permease, giving the protein MDYNFQWAKMFSGEPAQWMWEGFTTTLQISSIALVGAMLLGIFICVLRMTPFKPLQWLALAYTEFFRNTPLLVQIFFWYNASHFVIPEGINEWMNDLYYWFPGPFAFLGHDFVGEWVLFNVELITGVIALTVYTSAFIAEEIRAGIFSIPKNQLEASRAVGLSFLQGYRYVILPQALRIVIPPLISQALNLIKNSSLCMVIGVTEMMFQATQIESYHAIPFEAFSVALMIYLALSLVVSFCITMYNKHFMIQVMY; this is encoded by the coding sequence TTGGATTATAATTTTCAATGGGCCAAAATGTTTTCCGGCGAACCAGCCCAGTGGATGTGGGAAGGTTTCACCACGACTTTGCAGATATCGTCGATCGCTTTGGTCGGGGCGATGTTGCTTGGGATTTTTATTTGTGTTTTGCGGATGACACCCTTCAAGCCTTTGCAGTGGCTTGCTCTGGCTTATACAGAATTTTTCAGAAATACTCCGCTGCTTGTACAGATTTTTTTCTGGTACAACGCTTCGCATTTCGTCATTCCAGAGGGCATCAATGAGTGGATGAATGACCTTTACTACTGGTTCCCCGGACCGTTTGCATTTCTTGGTCATGACTTCGTTGGCGAGTGGGTTCTGTTCAACGTGGAGTTGATCACGGGGGTTATTGCTTTAACTGTCTACACTTCGGCTTTCATAGCTGAAGAGATTCGGGCAGGTATTTTTTCCATTCCCAAGAATCAGCTTGAGGCGTCCCGTGCGGTCGGCCTCTCCTTTTTGCAGGGCTATCGGTATGTAATTTTGCCTCAGGCTTTACGTATCGTTATTCCGCCGCTCATTTCACAGGCATTAAATCTGATCAAAAATTCATCGTTGTGCATGGTTATCGGTGTGACCGAGATGATGTTTCAGGCGACTCAGATCGAATCGTACCATGCCATCCCGTTTGAGGCGTTTTCCGTAGCTTTGATGATCTATCTGGCTCTCTCCCTGGTGGTTTCGTTCTGCATCACCATGTACAACAAGCACTTCATGATTCAGGTCATGTACTAG
- a CDS encoding 2-oxoacid:ferredoxin oxidoreductase subunit beta — MSNFTGNEIIHQYLRHNKKFPHVLCAGCGHGIVLGTLIRSIHALEIPKDDVVVVAGIGCSGRLAVYVDFNTVHTTHGRALSFATGIKMANPKLNVITIMGDGDALSIGGNHLIHAARRNIGVTALVLNNNIYGMTGGQSSPATPVGSTTMTNPYGQLDSSFDTVELAKGAGANYVARGTVFHVNKLEKIMTEAIERPGFSVVEAITPCHTQYGRKNKYKSPVDMYKWMKKNAIPIERYNELSEDKRKDRMPIGVFVERDRPGFEESYQKLQSNFLAQAAKGGK, encoded by the coding sequence ATGAGTAATTTTACCGGAAATGAAATCATCCATCAGTATTTGAGGCATAACAAGAAATTCCCGCATGTTTTGTGCGCTGGTTGCGGACATGGCATCGTGCTGGGAACCTTGATCCGTTCAATTCACGCTTTGGAAATACCCAAGGACGATGTGGTTGTCGTGGCAGGTATTGGTTGCTCAGGTCGTCTGGCTGTGTACGTGGACTTCAATACCGTTCATACCACTCATGGTCGCGCCTTGAGCTTTGCTACGGGCATCAAAATGGCTAATCCGAAACTCAACGTCATTACCATTATGGGTGATGGCGATGCATTGTCCATCGGTGGCAATCATCTTATCCATGCGGCTCGTCGCAATATTGGCGTCACTGCATTGGTGTTGAATAACAATATCTATGGCATGACTGGCGGACAGAGTTCTCCGGCCACGCCTGTCGGTTCCACAACCATGACTAATCCATACGGGCAGCTTGATAGTAGTTTTGATACTGTGGAATTGGCCAAGGGCGCGGGCGCCAACTATGTGGCGCGTGGTACGGTTTTTCATGTGAACAAACTGGAAAAGATTATGACCGAGGCCATTGAACGTCCCGGTTTCAGTGTGGTGGAAGCTATCACGCCGTGTCATACTCAGTATGGTCGCAAGAACAAGTACAAGAGTCCGGTGGATATGTATAAGTGGATGAAGAAGAATGCCATCCCGATTGAGCGCTACAACGAACTTTCTGAAGACAAGCGTAAAGATCGCATGCCCATTGGCGTATTTGTCGAACGGGATCGCCCCGGCTTTGAGGAGAGTTATCAGAAGTTGCAGTCGAACTTTCTGGCGCAGGCTGCCAAGGGAGGCAAATAA
- a CDS encoding 4Fe-4S dicluster domain-containing protein: MARKNKGKNKVTVYPDWCKGCGICVEFCPGKVLELNDQGKSTVVHEENCIRCGFCELHCPDFAIVVKDKDPDSGKKAAKEAESKAAKKNVTGKGA; the protein is encoded by the coding sequence ATGGCTAGAAAAAACAAAGGGAAGAACAAAGTTACCGTGTACCCGGACTGGTGCAAAGGCTGCGGCATCTGTGTCGAGTTTTGTCCGGGTAAGGTGCTTGAGTTGAATGATCAGGGGAAATCCACGGTTGTTCACGAAGAGAACTGTATTCGTTGTGGCTTTTGCGAGCTGCATTGTCCCGATTTTGCCATCGTGGTTAAAGACAAGGATCCCGACAGCGGTAAAAAAGCTGCCAAGGAAGCGGAATCCAAGGCTGCCAAAAAGAACGTAACCGGGAAGGGGGCGTAG
- a CDS encoding ABC transporter substrate-binding protein translates to MKRLVIILALVLSFMFAASIASAGKIEDVKAKGVLTCGVKDSVNLFGFIDADSKELVGFDIDICKYIASKLGVKTEFKVVTSKNRIPMLVQGSVDMVAATMTHKFSRDEQIDFSITYFMDGQKILVKKGSGIASAADLANKKVGTVKGSTSEKNIKNAQPKAHVISYDEYPQAFMALKQGKVKAVTTDSGILAGLKAGDDNPEKWEITGEFIASEPYGLGLPQNDSAFRDFVNKCLNEMWLDGTYQKLFKKWMGYDLPEGWTIELWPM, encoded by the coding sequence ATGAAACGGTTGGTAATTATTCTGGCTTTGGTGCTGTCATTTATGTTTGCCGCGAGCATTGCTTCCGCAGGCAAGATTGAAGATGTAAAAGCAAAAGGTGTGCTGACGTGTGGCGTTAAGGACTCCGTGAACCTGTTCGGTTTTATTGATGCCGATTCCAAGGAATTGGTCGGTTTTGACATTGATATTTGCAAATACATTGCTTCCAAGCTTGGCGTGAAGACTGAGTTTAAGGTCGTCACCTCCAAGAATCGTATTCCGATGTTGGTTCAGGGTTCCGTGGATATGGTCGCCGCTACCATGACCCACAAGTTCTCCCGTGATGAGCAGATTGACTTTTCTATCACCTACTTCATGGATGGTCAGAAAATTCTCGTGAAGAAAGGCTCCGGTATTGCTTCCGCTGCTGATCTTGCGAACAAGAAAGTTGGTACCGTCAAGGGTTCCACCTCTGAAAAGAACATCAAGAATGCACAGCCTAAGGCACACGTCATTTCCTATGATGAATACCCCCAGGCTTTCATGGCTTTGAAGCAGGGCAAGGTCAAAGCTGTGACCACCGATTCCGGTATTCTTGCTGGCCTCAAGGCCGGTGATGACAATCCTGAAAAGTGGGAAATCACTGGCGAATTCATCGCCTCTGAACCGTATGGTCTTGGGTTGCCCCAGAATGATTCCGCTTTCCGCGATTTCGTTAACAAGTGTCTCAATGAGATGTGGTTGGACGGTACTTACCAGAAGCTGTTCAAGAAGTGGATGGGTTACGACCTTCCTGAAGGTTGGACCATCGAACTTTGGCCTATGTAA
- a CDS encoding TRAP transporter permease, with protein MEDKTLDDNNVKGVEYARELAEAEHGLQGDSVGVTRTLTIAIAIMWSLFQLSIASWLIMDTLYIRAFHLAFAILLVFLNVPMMKGNPKWRPDLRFLMVMNRVTILDYIFGILAAFAALYIFIDYDGISMRYGAPTTRDILFGLMLVGLLLEATRRVIGPALPVIAILFCVYAFLGPYMPDVIAFKGVSLNRFIGQMSMSSEGIYGIPLDVSATIVFLFVLFGTMLEKAGAGHFFIQLALCVLGGFKGGPAKAAILGSGLTGMVSGSSIANIVTTGTFTIPLMKKVGYPPTKAGAIEVAASTDGQLAPPIMGAAAFIIAEYVNVPYIEVVKAAAVPAFASYAALIYISHIEASKLGLSGIPRAELPKFIPTLMSGLHFLLPLGMLLYELIALRHSPELAAFRAILVLMGIMLLQKPIKAKLAGQPLFPAIKQSVKDIFLSMAEGARNMAGVAMATAAAGIIVGVVALGLGGLITQIIDVLSGGNIFLMLVITAMASLLIGMGLPTTATYIVMASLTAPAIVSIGGLQGFLVPLMAAHLFCFYFGILADDTPPVGLAAYAAAAIAEAPPIPTGLQGFMYDIRTAILPFMFIFNHDLILHNVDSWPQGLLIFGMACVGNFAFASATQGWFIAKNRFYEIPILLAITMVMFRPDLISRLVGLPYDMRYWVYPVGLILWGVMWLMQRPRQQKADAVAA; from the coding sequence ATGGAAGATAAGACTTTAGACGACAACAATGTAAAAGGGGTGGAATACGCCCGCGAGCTGGCCGAGGCCGAACATGGTCTACAAGGCGATAGCGTTGGTGTGACCAGAACATTGACTATTGCCATTGCTATCATGTGGTCATTATTTCAGCTTTCCATCGCCAGCTGGCTGATTATGGATACGCTGTATATTAGAGCTTTCCATTTGGCGTTCGCAATTTTGCTCGTCTTTTTAAATGTACCCATGATGAAGGGGAATCCCAAATGGCGGCCTGACCTTCGGTTCCTCATGGTCATGAATCGCGTGACTATTCTCGATTATATTTTTGGTATATTGGCTGCTTTTGCGGCTTTGTATATATTTATTGATTATGACGGTATTTCCATGCGCTATGGCGCTCCGACCACCAGAGATATCCTTTTCGGGTTGATGCTGGTCGGTTTGCTGCTTGAAGCCACACGGCGTGTCATCGGGCCTGCATTGCCTGTGATTGCCATTCTGTTTTGCGTGTATGCGTTTCTCGGGCCGTATATGCCTGACGTCATTGCATTTAAAGGGGTGTCCCTGAATCGATTTATCGGCCAGATGTCCATGAGTTCGGAAGGTATCTACGGTATTCCGTTAGATGTTTCAGCGACCATTGTTTTTCTGTTTGTGTTGTTCGGGACCATGCTGGAAAAAGCAGGGGCAGGTCATTTTTTCATTCAGTTGGCTCTGTGTGTTCTCGGTGGATTCAAGGGTGGACCGGCGAAGGCCGCAATTCTTGGTTCTGGTTTGACCGGTATGGTTTCCGGTTCATCAATTGCTAATATCGTGACCACGGGTACTTTCACTATACCATTGATGAAGAAGGTGGGCTACCCGCCGACCAAGGCTGGTGCTATCGAAGTTGCTGCATCCACTGATGGACAGCTTGCTCCGCCTATTATGGGCGCTGCCGCTTTTATTATCGCAGAATATGTGAACGTGCCATATATCGAAGTCGTTAAAGCGGCTGCAGTTCCTGCCTTTGCTTCATACGCAGCGTTGATTTACATCTCGCATATTGAGGCATCGAAGCTCGGATTGTCCGGCATACCGCGTGCTGAATTGCCGAAGTTTATCCCGACGCTTATGTCTGGACTACATTTTCTCTTGCCACTCGGCATGCTTCTCTACGAACTGATAGCCTTGCGTCATTCCCCGGAATTGGCTGCTTTTCGGGCGATTCTCGTGCTTATGGGGATCATGTTGTTGCAAAAGCCGATCAAGGCGAAACTTGCCGGACAGCCGCTTTTCCCAGCCATCAAACAAAGTGTGAAAGATATTTTTCTTTCCATGGCTGAAGGAGCGCGGAATATGGCCGGTGTTGCCATGGCAACCGCTGCGGCCGGTATTATTGTCGGTGTTGTGGCCCTTGGACTTGGCGGATTGATCACACAGATCATCGACGTCTTGTCCGGTGGCAACATCTTCCTGATGCTTGTCATTACGGCCATGGCGAGTTTGCTTATCGGTATGGGGCTGCCTACCACAGCTACTTATATTGTCATGGCTTCGCTTACGGCGCCGGCCATTGTCAGTATCGGTGGTTTACAGGGCTTTCTCGTGCCGCTTATGGCAGCGCATTTGTTCTGTTTCTACTTTGGTATTCTGGCGGACGATACTCCGCCGGTTGGTCTGGCTGCGTATGCTGCTGCGGCCATTGCCGAGGCGCCGCCCATACCAACGGGATTGCAGGGATTCATGTATGATATTCGTACGGCCATTTTACCGTTCATGTTCATATTTAACCATGATCTGATTCTGCATAACGTGGACAGTTGGCCTCAAGGTCTGCTGATCTTTGGTATGGCGTGTGTCGGAAACTTTGCGTTTGCTTCGGCGACACAAGGGTGGTTCATTGCCAAGAACAGGTTCTACGAGATACCTATTCTGCTTGCCATTACCATGGTTATGTTCAGGCCGGATCTTATTTCCAGATTGGTTGGTCTGCCATATGACATGCGCTATTGGGTCTATCCGGTTGGTTTGATTCTGTGGGGTGTGATGTGGTTGATGCAACGTCCCAGACAACAGAAGGCCGACGCCGTCGCGGCGTAA
- a CDS encoding amino acid ABC transporter permease: MHWDIVIDNFDYFLWGQTKFDLVFPFIHDVGGMLSAIIMAGLGIFGAFWIGMAAGLMRLSKRWWLKFPAVAYIEMVRGMPLLLLIFWFFFLAPVLIGQSLPAFSTTVFCFMIFTGAYVGEIVRAGVLALPKGQLEAARGSGLSQVQAMRFVILPQALRNMIPSFVNQFVSLTKDTSLAAILGVNELTRTGVQVDNREMVASFEVWITIAGLYFLLCYILTSYSRRLEAQLSRYQARDR, from the coding sequence ATGCATTGGGATATCGTCATAGACAACTTTGATTATTTCTTGTGGGGGCAGACCAAGTTCGATCTGGTCTTTCCATTCATTCATGATGTGGGCGGCATGCTGTCTGCGATTATCATGGCTGGTTTAGGTATTTTCGGTGCGTTTTGGATCGGCATGGCCGCGGGGCTTATGCGCCTTTCCAAGCGTTGGTGGCTTAAATTCCCCGCTGTCGCTTATATAGAAATGGTTCGCGGCATGCCGTTATTGCTGCTTATCTTTTGGTTCTTTTTTCTGGCTCCGGTCCTTATTGGTCAGTCCTTACCTGCATTTTCGACGACCGTATTCTGTTTTATGATCTTTACCGGTGCCTATGTTGGTGAAATTGTACGTGCTGGAGTACTGGCTTTACCAAAAGGCCAACTTGAAGCGGCGCGTGGTTCGGGTTTGTCTCAAGTGCAGGCTATGAGGTTTGTCATTTTACCTCAAGCTCTTAGAAATATGATTCCCTCTTTTGTGAATCAGTTCGTTTCTTTGACCAAAGATACGTCTTTGGCCGCTATTCTGGGTGTAAACGAGTTGACTCGTACAGGTGTTCAGGTGGATAATCGAGAAATGGTCGCTTCATTTGAAGTGTGGATTACCATTGCCGGTTTGTATTTCCTGTTGTGTTATATCCTGACTTCCTACAGCCGACGCCTGGAGGCTCAACTGTCTCGTTATCAGGCAAGGGATCGTTAA
- a CDS encoding TAXI family TRAP transporter solute-binding subunit, translating to MKKILYVAMLLCLGYMLTVVPASAGKTKFVTIGTGGITGVYYPTGGAIAKIVNKKKDVYGIRATVESTGGSVFNVNAVMAGDLEFGVVQSDRQYQAFEGIAEWDGKPQKKLRAVFSIHPESVTLVAGADTGIKGIKDLKGKKVNIGNPGSGQLQNSKDALAAAGLTLDDIDAEKVKAAEAPGLLQDGRIDAFFYTVGHPSGAIKEACAGARKVNIVPITGVDSLYEKFPYYAPSVIPMKNYPSAANAGADVPSFGVKATFVTSSDVPDEIVYAITKEVFENFEEFKKLHPAYAVLTKEGMLQGLSAPIHPGAMKYYKEAGLK from the coding sequence ATGAAAAAAATTCTGTACGTGGCCATGCTGCTTTGCTTGGGTTACATGCTCACCGTTGTCCCCGCTTCGGCTGGTAAAACCAAATTTGTGACCATCGGTACCGGCGGTATCACTGGCGTTTACTACCCGACTGGTGGCGCTATCGCCAAAATAGTGAACAAGAAAAAAGATGTCTACGGCATCCGTGCTACAGTTGAGTCCACCGGCGGTTCCGTGTTCAATGTCAACGCCGTCATGGCTGGTGATCTTGAATTTGGTGTTGTGCAGTCCGACCGCCAGTACCAGGCCTTCGAAGGTATTGCAGAATGGGATGGCAAGCCTCAGAAGAAACTGCGTGCAGTTTTCTCCATTCATCCCGAGTCCGTGACTCTGGTCGCCGGTGCTGACACTGGTATCAAAGGCATCAAGGACCTCAAGGGCAAGAAAGTCAATATCGGTAACCCCGGTTCCGGTCAGCTTCAGAACTCCAAAGATGCTTTGGCTGCTGCTGGTTTGACTCTTGATGACATTGACGCTGAAAAGGTCAAAGCTGCGGAGGCTCCTGGCCTGCTGCAGGATGGTCGTATTGATGCATTTTTCTACACCGTTGGTCATCCTTCCGGCGCGATTAAGGAAGCATGCGCAGGTGCTCGTAAGGTGAACATCGTGCCTATCACTGGCGTGGATTCCCTGTATGAAAAGTTCCCTTACTATGCTCCTTCCGTTATTCCCATGAAGAATTATCCCAGCGCAGCCAATGCCGGTGCCGATGTGCCCAGCTTTGGTGTGAAAGCGACCTTCGTGACCTCCTCTGATGTCCCTGATGAAATTGTGTATGCTATCACCAAGGAAGTCTTTGAGAACTTTGAAGAATTCAAGAAGTTGCATCCCGCCTATGCTGTCCTGACCAAGGAAGGCATGCTGCAGGGTCTGTCCGCTCCGATTCATCCCGGCGCAATGAAGTACTACAAGGAAGCAGGCCTCAAATAG
- a CDS encoding precorrin-8X methylmutase, whose product MAEIKIQNFKKPEDIESESFRIIDSEVPKPRPFSGAKWEIVRRMIHTTADFELLNLVRFQAGAVESGVAAVKNGATIVTDTEMAKRGMPVRRLDPLGCTVHCLINDKRVVERAQREGITRAKAAVDVAVAEVKPEIYVIGNAPTALIRLVEHVDKGTVSPVLVIGMPVGFVNAAESKALLMSRNIPYISIEGRKGGSALAACVINAMAVMAL is encoded by the coding sequence TTGGCAGAGATAAAAATTCAGAATTTTAAAAAACCGGAAGATATAGAGTCAGAATCATTTCGAATCATTGATTCGGAGGTTCCAAAGCCACGTCCATTTTCTGGTGCGAAATGGGAAATTGTTCGTAGAATGATCCATACAACAGCGGATTTTGAACTTCTCAACTTGGTTAGATTCCAAGCTGGTGCTGTGGAATCAGGTGTTGCTGCGGTAAAGAATGGTGCCACGATTGTTACTGATACCGAAATGGCTAAACGAGGTATGCCGGTGCGGCGACTGGACCCGCTGGGTTGTACTGTTCATTGTTTAATCAATGATAAGCGGGTGGTAGAGCGCGCTCAACGTGAGGGTATTACTCGGGCAAAAGCTGCGGTTGATGTTGCCGTGGCTGAAGTGAAACCGGAAATATATGTAATTGGAAATGCGCCAACGGCACTCATTCGGCTTGTGGAACACGTTGATAAGGGAACAGTATCTCCTGTGTTAGTGATAGGAATGCCTGTTGGATTTGTGAATGCAGCTGAATCCAAGGCGTTGCTTATGAGTCGAAATATTCCCTATATTTCCATCGAAGGACGGAAAGGCGGGAGTGCTTTGGCGGCTTGTGTTATTAATGCAATGGCGGTTATGGCGTTGTAG
- a CDS encoding amino acid ABC transporter ATP-binding protein encodes MAMIEVQKLHKWYGDFHVLQGITESVNKGEVLAICGPSGSGKSTFIRCINRLEEYQKGQILFDGKDILDKDVNVNDLRAEIGIVFQQFNLYPHLTVLKNVTLAPIKVKNVPKEEAEKVALSLLERVGIHDQAHKYPAELSGGQQQRVAIARSLAMKPKVMLFDEPTSALDPEMINEVLNVMKDLAREGMTMLCVTHEMGFAREVCDRVLFMDGGVVVEQAPPDEFFKNPKHERTKNFLKEIL; translated from the coding sequence ATGGCAATGATAGAAGTGCAGAAACTGCACAAGTGGTATGGCGATTTTCATGTATTACAAGGCATTACCGAATCTGTTAATAAGGGTGAGGTGCTGGCCATCTGCGGTCCCTCTGGTTCCGGTAAATCCACGTTTATCCGCTGTATCAATCGGTTGGAGGAGTATCAGAAAGGTCAAATCCTTTTTGACGGAAAAGATATCCTGGATAAGGACGTCAACGTCAACGATTTGCGAGCCGAGATCGGTATCGTGTTTCAGCAGTTTAATCTGTACCCCCATCTGACCGTCCTGAAAAATGTGACCTTGGCGCCTATCAAGGTCAAGAACGTTCCTAAGGAAGAGGCCGAAAAAGTCGCCCTCAGCCTGCTTGAACGCGTTGGTATTCACGATCAGGCGCATAAATACCCCGCCGAGCTTTCCGGTGGTCAGCAGCAGCGTGTGGCTATCGCCCGCTCTTTGGCCATGAAACCAAAGGTTATGCTTTTTGACGAGCCGACCTCTGCTTTGGACCCGGAAATGATCAACGAGGTCCTCAACGTCATGAAGGATTTGGCCCGTGAAGGCATGACCATGCTGTGCGTTACCCACGAAATGGGTTTTGCCCGTGAAGTGTGCGACCGTGTGCTGTTCATGGACGGCGGTGTCGTGGTGGAGCAGGCTCCGCCGGATGAATTCTTTAAGAATCCCAAGCACGAGCGTACGAAGAACTTCCTGAAGGAAATTCTTTAA
- a CDS encoding 2-oxoacid:acceptor oxidoreductase subunit alpha produces MPRRKKRKEIFALGNEAVVEGALLAGCSFFGGYPITPSSEIMEIMAARLPKIEDGVFIQLEDEIASMGAIIGGSLAGRKAMTATSGPGFSLMQENLGYAIMAEAPLVLVNVMRGGPSTGLPTCPAQGDVQQARWGTHGDHPIIVLSASNVQECLDMTITAFNMAEKYRTPVILLLDEVTAHTREKIELPNEGEYEVFSRTVPSMPPEWYKPYEETVRGVPPMPAIGSGYRFHVTGLTHDRNGFPTQRPEEVVELMDRIHRKIDQFFYDIQLVDEVQTDDAEVVVIAYGSVARSAELAVQQARENGVKAGLLKLKTLFPYPRRHTEKVLAKAKTLVVPEMNMGQMSREVKRVNMGQAAVRTINRVDGQIVTPAEILKVIMQG; encoded by the coding sequence ATGCCCAGACGTAAGAAACGCAAGGAAATTTTCGCCCTTGGCAACGAGGCTGTTGTTGAAGGGGCATTGTTGGCCGGGTGCTCGTTTTTCGGTGGATATCCAATTACTCCGTCATCTGAGATAATGGAGATAATGGCTGCTCGTCTGCCTAAAATTGAAGATGGTGTTTTTATTCAGCTTGAAGACGAAATCGCCAGTATGGGAGCCATTATTGGTGGTTCTTTGGCTGGTCGTAAAGCAATGACCGCCACAAGTGGACCTGGCTTTTCGCTTATGCAGGAAAATCTTGGGTACGCGATTATGGCGGAAGCTCCTTTGGTTCTGGTGAACGTCATGCGTGGTGGCCCATCAACAGGCTTACCTACCTGCCCGGCACAGGGTGATGTTCAGCAGGCTCGTTGGGGGACACATGGTGATCATCCGATTATCGTGTTGTCAGCCTCTAACGTGCAAGAATGTCTTGATATGACAATTACTGCATTCAACATGGCTGAGAAATATCGAACTCCGGTTATCCTGTTGTTGGATGAGGTGACTGCGCACACTCGTGAAAAAATCGAATTGCCCAATGAAGGCGAGTACGAAGTCTTTTCTCGCACTGTTCCGTCCATGCCGCCTGAGTGGTACAAGCCGTATGAAGAGACCGTACGGGGTGTACCGCCCATGCCTGCCATTGGCTCTGGTTATCGTTTTCATGTGACTGGTCTGACACATGATCGGAATGGATTTCCTACGCAGCGTCCGGAAGAGGTCGTTGAGCTTATGGATCGTATCCATCGAAAGATTGACCAGTTCTTCTATGACATCCAGTTGGTGGACGAGGTCCAGACTGATGACGCGGAAGTTGTGGTTATCGCTTACGGTAGTGTGGCCCGTTCTGCTGAACTGGCTGTGCAGCAGGCCCGCGAAAACGGTGTGAAAGCCGGATTGCTCAAATTGAAAACCCTGTTCCCGTACCCCAGAAGGCACACCGAAAAGGTGCTTGCCAAGGCCAAGACACTGGTGGTGCCTGAAATGAATATGGGTCAGATGTCTCGCGAGGTGAAGCGTGTAAACATGGGCCAGGCTGCGGTCAGGACCATCAATCGCGTGGACGGACAAATCGTCACTCCCGCGGAAATCCTCAAGGTCATCATGCAGGGGTAG